A portion of the Nitrospira defluvii genome contains these proteins:
- the murD gene encoding UDP-N-acetylmuramoyl-L-alanine--D-glutamate ligase, protein MNVKDLQVTVVGLARSGVGAARLLNHLGARVTVADRKEPQELTAILPQLDQSGIAVRVGAQYESALEGADLVVISPGVPTQLDALSRVRARGVRVIGELELASRFVTAPIVAVTGTNGKSTTVTLIGKFLQESGKSAFVGGNLGIAASEAALACVQAKPGSPPPYVYAVFEVSSFQLETTEQFHPWIASILNVTLDHMDRYASVDDYVAAKARIFANQTSGDYALFNLDDARVAALRGRTKGAVLGFSRSGATVSGVAGATVLDGDLIVTTVRGTREEVCRRSDMRLIGLHNVENVMAAVTYGLLCGCSIEAIRAVLRSFPGLEHALEVVRERRGVRFVNDSKGTNVDAVLKALEGIEQPIWLIAGGRDKGGDFSRLERAIRERVKGLILIGEAAGRIQAAMGSFDRCRPAATLRDAVELAAREAQPGEVVLLSPACASFDMFADYQDRGRQFKALVQALPV, encoded by the coding sequence ATGAACGTCAAAGATCTTCAGGTGACGGTAGTGGGTCTGGCCAGGAGCGGGGTCGGCGCTGCGCGGCTCTTGAATCATCTTGGCGCGCGGGTCACCGTGGCCGACCGGAAAGAACCGCAGGAGCTCACGGCCATCCTCCCGCAATTAGACCAGTCCGGCATTGCCGTGCGAGTGGGCGCACAGTATGAGTCGGCGTTGGAGGGGGCGGATCTCGTCGTGATCAGTCCGGGTGTGCCCACGCAGCTCGATGCGCTGAGTCGCGTGCGTGCCAGGGGCGTTCGAGTCATCGGGGAACTGGAATTGGCCTCCCGCTTTGTCACCGCGCCGATCGTGGCCGTAACCGGGACCAATGGTAAAAGTACGACCGTGACGTTGATCGGGAAGTTTCTTCAGGAGAGCGGGAAATCTGCGTTCGTCGGCGGAAATCTCGGCATTGCCGCCAGTGAGGCGGCCTTGGCCTGTGTGCAGGCGAAACCGGGCAGCCCCCCGCCCTATGTATATGCGGTCTTTGAAGTCTCCAGTTTTCAGCTCGAAACGACCGAGCAGTTTCATCCGTGGATCGCGTCGATTTTGAATGTCACCCTTGATCACATGGATCGGTATGCATCGGTGGACGACTATGTGGCCGCCAAGGCACGAATTTTCGCCAATCAAACCTCGGGCGACTATGCTTTGTTCAATCTGGACGATGCGCGCGTGGCGGCGCTTCGGGGTCGCACCAAAGGAGCCGTCCTGGGGTTCAGCCGCAGCGGAGCCACCGTGTCGGGTGTGGCTGGGGCCACGGTGCTGGACGGCGATCTGATCGTGACCACCGTGCGGGGCACGCGCGAGGAAGTGTGTCGTCGGAGCGATATGCGGCTGATCGGGCTCCATAACGTAGAAAATGTGATGGCGGCGGTCACCTATGGTCTGCTTTGTGGCTGTTCCATTGAGGCGATCCGCGCCGTGCTGCGTTCGTTTCCCGGCTTGGAGCACGCCTTGGAAGTGGTACGTGAACGCCGCGGCGTCCGCTTTGTCAACGATTCGAAAGGCACGAACGTCGATGCGGTGCTGAAGGCGCTGGAGGGGATTGAGCAGCCTATCTGGTTGATCGCGGGTGGCAGGGACAAGGGAGGAGACTTCTCTCGACTGGAGCGTGCCATCCGTGAGCGGGTCAAGGGACTCATTTTGATCGGAGAGGCGGCGGGCCGTATTCAGGCGGCGATGGGTAGTTTTGACCGGTGTCGTCCTGCAGCGACACTCCGCGACGCCGTGGAGCTTGCTGCTCGCGAGGCGCAGCCCGGTGAGGTGGTCTTACTCTCGCCGGCCTGCGCCAGTTTCGACATGTTTGCGGACTATCAGGATCGGGGGCGTCAATTCAAGGCGTTGGTCCAGGCGCTTCCGGTATGA
- the mraY gene encoding phospho-N-acetylmuramoyl-pentapeptide-transferase, translating into MLYNWLYPLHTQFSFLNVFRYQSFRIIYAAVTAFLIAFVMAPWVIRKLQEIKLGQQIRDDGPKRHLAKSGTPTMGGILIIFAVVLSTLLWADMTNRYVWLVVVATVGFGAVGFADDYLKFIKRQSKGLSAAQKFTGQFLVALAIGVFLYTLPSYTTKLSVPFFKYFTPDLGWFYIVFVILVIVGSSNAVNLTDGLDGLAIGPVMIASLAYTIVAYVTGNRVMAEYLLIPYIEGAGEIAIFTGAILGSSLGFLWFNTYPASVFMGDVGSLPLGAALGTVAVISKHELLLLLVGGVFVIEALSVILQVGSYKLRGKRIFNMAPIHHHFEMKGWDEPKVVVRLWIIAILLALLSLSTLKLR; encoded by the coding sequence TACACAGTTTTCGTTCCTGAACGTATTTCGGTACCAGAGCTTTCGCATCATCTACGCTGCGGTCACGGCGTTTCTGATCGCATTCGTGATGGCCCCATGGGTGATCCGGAAGCTGCAGGAGATCAAGCTCGGTCAGCAAATCCGGGACGATGGACCGAAGCGCCATTTGGCCAAAAGCGGGACACCGACGATGGGAGGCATTCTCATCATCTTCGCCGTGGTGTTATCGACCTTGCTGTGGGCCGACATGACCAACCGGTATGTGTGGCTGGTCGTCGTGGCCACGGTAGGCTTCGGCGCGGTGGGATTTGCCGACGACTATTTGAAGTTCATCAAGCGCCAATCGAAGGGGCTTTCGGCGGCGCAAAAATTCACCGGCCAGTTTTTGGTGGCCTTGGCCATCGGTGTCTTTCTGTACACCTTGCCGAGCTACACGACGAAACTCAGCGTACCGTTCTTCAAGTATTTCACGCCCGACTTGGGCTGGTTCTACATCGTCTTCGTCATTCTTGTCATCGTCGGCAGCTCCAATGCCGTCAATTTGACGGACGGACTCGATGGCCTGGCCATCGGTCCTGTCATGATCGCCTCGTTGGCCTACACGATTGTCGCCTATGTCACGGGGAACCGTGTCATGGCCGAATACTTGCTCATTCCCTACATCGAAGGCGCAGGGGAGATCGCGATTTTTACCGGAGCCATTCTGGGGTCGAGTTTGGGATTCCTCTGGTTCAATACCTACCCGGCGTCCGTGTTCATGGGGGACGTGGGCTCACTGCCTTTAGGTGCCGCGCTCGGCACGGTGGCGGTGATCAGTAAGCACGAGCTCCTGTTGCTCCTCGTCGGGGGCGTGTTCGTCATTGAAGCCCTGTCGGTGATCCTGCAGGTCGGATCATACAAACTGCGTGGAAAGCGCATTTTCAACATGGCTCCTATTCATCATCACTTTGAGATGAAAGGGTGGGATGAACCGAAGGTGGTGGTGCGCCTGTGGATCATTGCGATTTTGCTCGCGCTGCTTAGTCTGAGCACACTCAAACTCCGGTAG